Proteins co-encoded in one Pedosphaera parvula Ellin514 genomic window:
- a CDS encoding RNA polymerase sigma factor, with translation MTSDSDLLRRYAEAGSEDAFAELVRRHLDLVYSAALRQVNGDAHLAQDVAQTVFRDLARKAASLSTHQTLTGWLYTSSHFAANKAVRTEQRRHTHEQEAHSMRELLLDSGPELDWTTLRHALDAVMHELNDADREAILLRYFEHRQLAEIGERLGLSEDAARKRVDRALEKLREHFAKKGITTTAAALSVVIAANAVQSAPVGLATAITAAAVISGTAVATSTAITATKIIAMTTLQKAVVTLTVAVLAGAGIYEAHQALQLREQNQALQQQQAPLTDQLQQLRRERDDATNRLSALTDELARVKKNPSELLKLRSQVGTLRQEKAAADSQSAVSKALANPETRKSIREHNKMVSSGIYSDLAKRLQLTPEQTGQLNDLMADHVMDSLDLITQALRDHKSQAEVRQIFSASDTALQGKVQALLGDDALTQFQDYTKNISSTLFVNSFASSLTGDPAMVADKKSRLLQAMQDATQSALAAAGLPANYQTMVAANPGNFASEDEAAYNIQLKDNIFAQTAARASAFLSPDELNKFQEMRADAIKNTQNYVLMERKLLSPVSQ, from the coding sequence ATGACAAGCGATAGTGATTTGCTTCGCCGCTATGCGGAGGCCGGGTCTGAGGATGCGTTTGCCGAATTGGTTCGGCGGCACCTGGATCTGGTCTATTCGGCAGCCTTGCGGCAGGTCAATGGCGACGCTCACCTGGCGCAAGATGTTGCCCAGACTGTTTTCCGCGACCTTGCCCGCAAGGCGGCGTCCCTCTCGACTCACCAGACCTTGACCGGCTGGCTCTACACCAGCTCTCACTTCGCCGCCAACAAAGCCGTGCGGACGGAGCAACGCCGTCACACACACGAACAGGAGGCTCACTCCATGCGCGAATTACTTCTCGACTCCGGCCCCGAATTGGATTGGACCACGCTCCGTCATGCGCTCGACGCCGTCATGCATGAACTCAATGATGCAGACCGCGAGGCGATTCTGCTGCGTTACTTTGAGCACCGGCAGTTGGCCGAGATCGGCGAGAGACTCGGCCTGAGCGAGGACGCTGCACGGAAGCGCGTCGACCGTGCGCTGGAAAAACTCCGCGAACATTTCGCCAAAAAGGGTATAACGACGACCGCTGCGGCGCTGTCGGTTGTCATCGCCGCCAACGCCGTTCAATCCGCGCCCGTCGGACTTGCAACCGCCATCACCGCCGCCGCCGTTATCTCCGGAACTGCCGTTGCCACTTCCACCGCAATCACCGCCACTAAAATCATTGCCATGACCACACTGCAAAAAGCCGTTGTCACCCTCACCGTCGCCGTGCTCGCCGGGGCCGGAATCTACGAAGCACACCAAGCCTTGCAACTGCGCGAACAAAACCAGGCGCTCCAGCAGCAGCAGGCGCCACTGACCGACCAACTCCAACAACTGCGGCGCGAGCGCGACGACGCCACGAACCGGCTGTCGGCCCTGACGGATGAGTTGGCAAGGGTGAAAAAGAATCCCTCCGAACTCTTAAAACTCCGCAGCCAAGTGGGCACATTGCGCCAGGAAAAAGCCGCCGCTGACAGTCAGAGCGCCGTCAGCAAGGCACTCGCCAATCCGGAAACCCGGAAAAGCATTCGCGAACACAATAAAATGGTTTCAAGCGGCATTTACTCCGATCTCGCCAAACGTCTGCAATTGACACCCGAACAAACGGGGCAGTTGAACGACCTAATGGCCGACCATGTCATGGATAGCCTCGACCTCATCACGCAGGCCTTGCGTGACCACAAATCTCAGGCGGAGGTGAGGCAGATTTTCTCCGCATCGGATACGGCACTTCAAGGCAAGGTCCAGGCGCTGCTCGGAGACGACGCCTTGACGCAATTTCAGGATTACACAAAGAACATCAGCAGCACCCTGTTCGTCAATTCATTCGCGTCCAGTCTAACCGGCGACCCGGCAATGGTGGCCGACAAGAAAAGCCGTCTGTTACAGGCCATGCAGGATGCCACCCAATCCGCACTGGCAGCCGCCGGCCTGCCCGCCAATTACCAGACGATGGTAGCGGCAAATCCGGGCAACTTCGCTTCGGAAGATGAAGCCGCCTACAACATCCAGCTTAAGGACAACATCTTCGCCCAGACCGCCGCGCGCGCCAGCGCCTTTCTCAGCCCCGACGAACTAAACAAGTTTCAAGAAATGAGGGCCGACGCGATCAAAAACACCCAGAATTATGTTTTAATGGAGCGGAAGCTGCTGTCGCCGGTTTCACAATGA
- a CDS encoding HEAT repeat domain-containing protein gives MKRWFRSRWLWVALVLALILFGGVVFLQHSVDNVMHPALDKLSKLPLSQRWSDSEMLKIRELGVRAVPSLRRVLKEKDSPTIRFLLWVKGKWPGVTKYNSHFPDPAKLTERRSTACQVIQTLGPAGRSAAPELIEILKGKDLRDLNAAMMALGGIGVDADICERLDAVLEKGVPEWPRCYMMSAQAAVKPPSARTLKILVAALADSSPHVQNHAVQTLGSLGVNTPEIVAGLKHLQSVASDPLIQASSLAALWNLEHDSAMVFPGFVKLLENEIANFKPLSGGGSGGQGVDRGDQIVMGAGDAFQRMKLEGRDKSEALRLFESYCDKSDRIFIRMLMLPTMIELGYPRDKCLDVCRKGLDCSEDYYRIQAAELLATVAEKYSMEGIDLDALFHDRDVAVRVYAAKVHWLKNRNAKVVVPVLIESLDRAKYQSYYYAQVQPAALKLLGEIGLEANEAAGSLEKVLHDPDPAIVKLASEALVKIRK, from the coding sequence ATGAAGCGATGGTTTCGATCTCGTTGGCTTTGGGTGGCATTGGTGCTTGCATTGATTCTTTTTGGGGGAGTGGTTTTCCTTCAGCACAGCGTTGATAATGTCATGCATCCTGCCCTGGACAAGCTTTCCAAGCTCCCCTTGAGTCAGCGGTGGTCGGACTCGGAGATGCTGAAAATCCGCGAGCTTGGGGTGAGGGCTGTGCCTTCCCTGCGCCGGGTTTTGAAGGAGAAGGACAGTCCAACAATCCGTTTTTTATTGTGGGTCAAAGGGAAGTGGCCAGGCGTCACCAAATATAATTCGCATTTTCCAGATCCGGCCAAATTGACGGAGCGCCGTTCGACGGCCTGCCAGGTAATACAAACCTTGGGGCCGGCTGGAAGGTCTGCCGCGCCGGAGCTCATTGAAATTCTCAAAGGCAAGGACCTTCGTGACCTGAATGCAGCGATGATGGCGTTGGGTGGGATCGGGGTTGATGCCGATATTTGTGAACGGCTCGATGCGGTCCTGGAAAAAGGAGTTCCCGAGTGGCCTCGTTGTTACATGATGTCCGCCCAGGCAGCAGTGAAACCGCCCTCCGCGCGAACGCTCAAAATCCTGGTGGCCGCGCTGGCGGATAGCTCCCCCCATGTCCAGAATCACGCTGTGCAGACACTTGGGAGTCTTGGAGTCAACACCCCTGAGATTGTCGCAGGTTTGAAGCATCTGCAGTCTGTCGCTTCAGATCCGTTGATCCAGGCATCATCGTTGGCGGCTCTTTGGAATCTTGAGCATGACTCGGCGATGGTTTTCCCCGGGTTCGTCAAGCTCCTTGAAAATGAAATTGCCAATTTTAAGCCATTGTCAGGGGGTGGGAGCGGAGGCCAGGGAGTTGATCGCGGCGACCAAATAGTCATGGGGGCTGGTGATGCTTTTCAAAGAATGAAACTCGAAGGCCGTGATAAATCCGAGGCTCTCCGACTCTTTGAATCGTACTGCGACAAGTCCGATCGGATCTTCATTCGCATGCTGATGCTGCCAACCATGATTGAGCTTGGATATCCGCGGGACAAATGCCTCGATGTTTGCCGCAAGGGCCTGGATTGCAGTGAAGATTATTATCGCATTCAAGCGGCTGAATTATTGGCAACTGTGGCGGAGAAATATTCGATGGAAGGAATTGACCTTGATGCGCTCTTCCACGATCGAGATGTCGCAGTACGCGTTTACGCTGCGAAGGTGCATTGGCTCAAGAACCGCAACGCGAAGGTGGTTGTGCCGGTTTTGATCGAATCGCTCGACCGTGCCAAATATCAGTCTTATTATTATGCTCAAGTTCAGCCAGCTGCATTGAAGCTTTTGGGTGAAATCGGGCTGGAGGCCAACGAAGCGGCTGGATCCTTGGAGAAGGTGTTGCATGACCCTGACCCGGCAATCGTAAAGCTGGCATCTGAAGCGCTGGTGAAAATTCGGAAATAG
- a CDS encoding bile acid:sodium symporter family protein, with protein MKFKPDWFLIGMAFAVLLAWLFPDPGAHGGILHPELLTKLGVALIFFWHGVALSFSALKAGTLRWPVHLVVQATTFLFFPVIGLLLLWPLKGWLSPDLRLGFFFLCALPSTVSSSVALTAAARGNVPVAVFNATLSSLIGVFLTPLWIGLELKTSGNTLPLGNVILDLVLWLVLPLIAGQLTRPLLGDWAARHKKFINRLDRGTILLLVYTSFCDSMKWHVWSGHAKSTLLVILVGSVLLFFIVMWTVNLVCNALHFPTEDRIAAVFCGSKKTLASGVPMARLIFAGHPAIGLILLPIMIYHPLQLIICSALANRWARRTLKPAPRTTT; from the coding sequence ATGAAGTTTAAACCGGACTGGTTTCTGATCGGAATGGCATTCGCCGTTCTGCTGGCCTGGCTGTTTCCAGATCCCGGCGCTCATGGTGGCATTCTGCACCCGGAACTCCTGACCAAGCTCGGCGTCGCCCTCATTTTCTTTTGGCACGGCGTCGCTCTTTCTTTCAGCGCACTGAAAGCGGGCACTTTGCGCTGGCCGGTTCACCTCGTCGTTCAGGCAACCACATTTTTATTCTTCCCCGTAATCGGACTTCTGCTGCTCTGGCCCTTGAAAGGCTGGCTGTCACCCGACTTGCGCCTCGGCTTCTTTTTCCTGTGCGCTCTGCCATCGACCGTCTCCTCCTCCGTCGCACTCACGGCAGCAGCACGGGGCAACGTTCCCGTTGCAGTTTTCAACGCCACACTCTCCAGCCTCATTGGGGTCTTCCTGACTCCACTCTGGATTGGATTGGAACTCAAAACCAGCGGCAACACCCTGCCACTCGGTAATGTCATTCTCGACCTCGTACTCTGGCTCGTGCTTCCACTGATCGCCGGCCAACTCACGCGTCCTCTGCTCGGCGATTGGGCGGCGCGCCACAAAAAATTCATCAACCGCCTCGACCGCGGTACCATCCTGCTGCTGGTGTACACCTCCTTTTGCGATTCCATGAAATGGCACGTCTGGTCCGGACATGCCAAAAGCACTCTCCTCGTCATTCTTGTTGGCTCCGTTCTGCTTTTCTTCATCGTGATGTGGACGGTCAACCTTGTTTGCAACGCCTTGCATTTCCCAACGGAAGACCGCATCGCTGCCGTCTTCTGCGGCTCTAAAAAGACCCTCGCTTCCGGTGTGCCCATGGCCCGACTCATCTTCGCCGGTCACCCGGCAATCGGGCTGATCCTGCTGCCGATAATGATCTATCACCCTTTGCAACTCATCATCTGCAGCGCCCTCGCGAACCGCTGGGCCCGACGCACCCTCAAACCCGCTCCGCGAACCACCACCTAA
- a CDS encoding NPCBM/NEW2 domain-containing protein gives MKRHVFYLRLIFGLCLILACGRTASALTNGVALTPPMGYNSWYYWYDGITEENMKAVADMVVTNGLKAVGYEYINLDDGWAGYRDSNGVMVANSKFPHGMKYLADYIHSKGLKIGLYTVFGPTTCAGFPGSMGYELLDAQTYASWGIDYVKYEGCSFPNPLSVQEEKCFQMRDALMATGRPIVFTMSTGPVLSWFPDAMNSWRYTGDNDVNWESVLYHIDIVAQTPGMAGPGHWNDADVLNIGRGWSTKTEDKAMFSMYCMLTSPLLTATPFPSQLDVLTNAEAIAIDQDVAGIQGICVRTNGELQVWCKPLGSANSNVKAVALFNRGTNAANITATWSDLGFSNGLVSVRDLWSKVDEGNFQTNYTANVPGHGVKLMKMILQPPPPPGTNYLSDLNWVFVSATNNIHLDKDALNHTLRMRSISYSKGIGMVPTSSVQYLLGGVVSRFHARIGVDDDAGTGGSVVFQLFADGTKIYDSGTMTALMSPKDIDIDLTGKQKCMLLVADAGDGAVNDYADWANASFVLPAKANFGVSRVNASSVVFSGAGGIKNASYYVLCSTNVTLPVAQWKGVQTNHFDANGNFSFTNGVGANSPKLFYRLQVP, from the coding sequence ATGAAACGCCATGTTTTTTACCTGCGATTGATCTTCGGATTGTGCCTCATCCTTGCATGTGGACGGACAGCTTCGGCGTTGACGAACGGGGTGGCGCTGACTCCGCCGATGGGATACAACAGTTGGTATTATTGGTACGACGGCATCACGGAGGAGAATATGAAGGCGGTGGCTGACATGGTGGTGACGAACGGGTTGAAGGCGGTGGGTTACGAGTACATCAACCTGGATGATGGGTGGGCTGGCTATCGGGATTCGAATGGGGTGATGGTGGCGAATTCGAAGTTCCCGCATGGGATGAAGTATTTGGCGGATTACATTCATTCGAAGGGGTTGAAGATTGGTTTGTATACGGTTTTTGGTCCAACGACGTGTGCGGGTTTTCCTGGTTCCATGGGGTATGAGTTGCTGGATGCGCAGACGTATGCGTCGTGGGGCATCGATTATGTGAAGTATGAGGGGTGCAGTTTTCCCAATCCGTTGTCGGTGCAGGAGGAGAAGTGTTTTCAGATGCGTGATGCCTTGATGGCGACGGGGCGGCCGATTGTTTTTACGATGTCGACCGGGCCGGTATTGAGCTGGTTTCCTGATGCGATGAACTCGTGGCGTTATACGGGGGACAACGATGTTAATTGGGAGAGCGTGCTTTATCATATTGATATTGTGGCCCAGACGCCGGGGATGGCGGGGCCGGGACATTGGAATGACGCGGATGTGTTGAATATCGGGCGCGGGTGGTCCACGAAGACGGAGGACAAGGCGATGTTCAGCATGTACTGCATGTTGACATCGCCATTGCTGACGGCGACGCCGTTTCCTTCGCAATTGGATGTGTTGACCAATGCGGAGGCGATCGCGATCGACCAGGATGTGGCAGGAATCCAGGGGATTTGTGTGCGGACGAACGGAGAGCTTCAGGTATGGTGCAAGCCGCTGGGGAGTGCGAACTCGAATGTGAAGGCAGTGGCCTTGTTTAATCGCGGGACGAATGCCGCGAATATTACGGCAACGTGGAGTGATCTCGGGTTTTCAAACGGGCTGGTTTCGGTGCGGGATTTGTGGTCAAAGGTGGATGAGGGGAATTTTCAGACCAATTATACTGCCAATGTGCCGGGGCATGGGGTGAAGTTGATGAAGATGATTTTGCAGCCGCCACCGCCCCCCGGAACGAATTATTTAAGCGATCTCAACTGGGTTTTTGTTTCGGCGACGAACAACATTCATTTGGACAAGGATGCTCTGAATCATACGCTGAGAATGCGGTCAATCAGTTATTCGAAGGGAATTGGGATGGTGCCGACTTCCAGCGTTCAATATCTTCTGGGCGGAGTGGTTTCGCGATTTCATGCCCGTATTGGGGTGGACGATGATGCGGGGACGGGAGGTTCGGTAGTGTTCCAGTTGTTTGCTGATGGGACAAAGATTTATGACAGCGGAACGATGACGGCCTTGATGAGCCCGAAGGATATTGACATTGATCTGACTGGAAAACAGAAGTGCATGTTGCTGGTTGCGGATGCGGGTGATGGCGCTGTGAATGATTATGCCGATTGGGCGAATGCCAGTTTCGTGCTGCCGGCGAAGGCGAACTTTGGCGTTTCCAGGGTGAATGCAAGTTCTGTGGTTTTCAGTGGCGCGGGTGGAATCAAGAATGCGTCGTATTATGTTTTGTGTTCAACGAACGTGACTCTGCCGGTTGCTCAATGGAAGGGAGTGCAGACCAATCATTTTGATGCGAACGGCAATTTCTCGTTCACGAATGGAGTTGGAGCCAATAGTCCGAAGCTGTTTTATCGGTTGCAAGTTCCTTGA
- the mdoH gene encoding glucans biosynthesis glucosyltransferase MdoH has product MSTVVQEPATLQSAKHAPSPKLVRMRPARRGLRVFLFYSSAVLMTGVVSLLFADLLWRTGWTTSKTILLGLFILLFFFAAIGCVHAVVGFMLRRVEDNHRITRLNDYSGQSIDGTSTAIIFPIYNEEVLRVYEGLRTTYESLEKTGELGKFDFFILSDSRSPDKWVEEERRWFDVIKELGALGRIYYRRRVSNEGKKSGNVRDFLNTWGRRYRYFIVCDADSVMRGQTIVDLVKMMEVNQGVGLIQTVPALVNAESLFGRIQQFANRFYAPIFITGLNYWSQGFGNYWGHNAIIRTEPFMQYCDLPQLPGHRPFGGHILSHDFVEAALLLKEKWQVWLAYDLEGSYEEAPQGLIENAQRDRRWCQGNLQHGMLLFARGLHDTSRLHLIQGIFGYLSGPLWFLFLVIFNWIWAFQKFSGLSSITVHSWTSYLNLSGSSHAFLVFMICMGVIFLPKVLALLDIILDPQRQEAYGGVPRVAASIVVETIFSALHAPLQMLWHTRFVITILMGMGVNWGEQNRNADGTAWMFAIQRHWGHTLTGLIWGGLIWWLAPSMFGWFVPVFAGMVLSIPLSVLTSRSKWGVRARNLGLFLTPEETHPPVELDTLRVRMATMSALSDHSIQTSDNGLTEAVLDPYVNAIHVSLLREKKLNPEYAEALAKLGTGSPEVRVLAEKLLAEGPEALKRDEKVLVMSDADMMSWLHRQVWLRSSEMLAPWWRTAIRQQAR; this is encoded by the coding sequence ATGAGCACCGTCGTTCAAGAGCCCGCGACACTGCAAAGTGCCAAGCATGCGCCATCGCCAAAGCTCGTGCGGATGCGCCCGGCGCGACGCGGGTTGCGCGTTTTTTTATTTTATTCTTCGGCCGTGCTGATGACCGGGGTGGTTTCGTTGCTCTTTGCCGATCTTCTGTGGCGAACCGGTTGGACCACTTCGAAAACCATCCTGTTGGGATTGTTCATCCTGCTGTTTTTCTTCGCAGCGATTGGCTGCGTGCACGCGGTGGTTGGTTTTATGCTCCGGCGGGTTGAAGACAATCACCGCATTACGCGTTTGAATGATTACAGTGGGCAGAGTATTGACGGGACCAGCACCGCCATTATTTTTCCAATTTATAATGAAGAGGTGCTCCGGGTGTATGAAGGGTTGCGGACGACGTATGAATCCCTGGAGAAAACGGGTGAGCTTGGGAAGTTCGACTTTTTCATCCTGAGCGATTCGAGAAGTCCCGACAAGTGGGTGGAGGAGGAGCGGCGGTGGTTTGACGTGATAAAGGAACTCGGGGCGTTGGGGCGGATATACTATCGCCGCCGGGTGAGCAATGAAGGGAAGAAGAGCGGCAATGTGCGGGACTTCCTGAACACGTGGGGACGGCGCTATCGTTACTTCATCGTCTGTGATGCCGATAGCGTCATGCGCGGGCAGACGATTGTGGACCTGGTTAAAATGATGGAAGTGAACCAGGGTGTCGGGTTGATTCAAACCGTTCCGGCGCTCGTGAATGCAGAGTCACTCTTTGGGCGCATCCAGCAGTTTGCCAATCGATTTTACGCTCCGATTTTCATTACCGGGTTGAACTATTGGTCGCAAGGTTTTGGCAATTACTGGGGCCACAATGCGATTATTCGCACCGAGCCATTCATGCAATATTGTGACTTGCCGCAGTTGCCAGGACATAGGCCGTTTGGGGGGCACATCCTGAGTCATGACTTTGTGGAGGCGGCGTTGCTGTTGAAGGAAAAATGGCAGGTATGGCTGGCGTATGATCTGGAAGGCAGTTATGAGGAGGCCCCGCAGGGATTAATTGAAAATGCGCAGCGGGATCGACGTTGGTGCCAGGGAAACCTGCAACATGGAATGTTGTTGTTTGCGCGCGGGTTGCACGATACGAGCCGCCTGCACTTGATTCAGGGGATTTTTGGATATTTATCGGGCCCACTCTGGTTTCTGTTTCTCGTGATCTTCAATTGGATTTGGGCGTTTCAAAAGTTCAGCGGGTTATCGAGCATTACCGTGCATAGTTGGACGTCTTATTTGAATTTATCCGGAAGCTCACATGCATTCCTCGTTTTCATGATTTGCATGGGGGTGATTTTTTTGCCCAAGGTGCTGGCCCTGCTGGACATTATTTTGGATCCGCAACGACAAGAGGCCTATGGAGGAGTTCCGAGAGTGGCCGCGAGTATTGTGGTGGAGACCATTTTCTCGGCGTTGCACGCGCCGTTACAGATGCTGTGGCACACGCGTTTTGTGATCACCATTCTCATGGGAATGGGCGTGAACTGGGGTGAGCAGAACCGTAACGCTGATGGTACTGCGTGGATGTTTGCCATTCAACGCCATTGGGGCCATACGCTGACCGGCCTGATATGGGGTGGTTTGATCTGGTGGCTGGCACCTTCCATGTTTGGATGGTTCGTGCCGGTATTTGCGGGAATGGTGCTTTCGATCCCGCTGAGCGTGTTGACCAGTCGAAGCAAATGGGGTGTGCGGGCGCGGAACCTGGGATTGTTTTTAACGCCCGAAGAAACACATCCGCCGGTGGAGTTGGATACGTTGCGGGTGCGGATGGCCACCATGTCGGCCTTGAGTGATCATTCCATCCAAACCTCGGATAACGGGTTGACAGAGGCGGTTTTGGATCCGTACGTAAATGCAATTCACGTCTCGCTTTTGCGGGAAAAGAAGTTGAATCCGGAGTATGCGGAAGCACTCGCCAAATTGGGAACGGGAAGTCCCGAAGTACGGGTATTGGCGGAAAAGTTGTTGGCAGAAGGCCCCGAGGCATTGAAGCGGGATGAGAAGGTGTTGGTGATGTCCGATGCCGATATGATGTCCTGGTTGCATCGGCAGGTTTGGTTGCGTTCCAGCGAGATGCTGGCGCCGTGGTGGCGGACTGCGATCCGGCAGCAGGCTCGATAG
- a CDS encoding glucan biosynthesis protein: MRRVSCLVLLSLIVLDCAKSAFARVEPAEVTLDYVAKRAEERAHKPFKSPKGNLPEVLRADQLDYDKYREVRFRHEQALWGAEGLPFQVEFFHPGYLYQEPVRINEFSYNYVQPVRFVQDFFDYGKLKIKKQIPPTTGYAGFRILAPLNQADKFDELGAFLGASYFRLLGKGQHYGESARGLALDCGEPDRSEEFPIFTDWWLGKPQAGDQDLHLFAILDSVSCTGAYEFHIRPGESTVAEIEAIIFLREQDKIRAADRDRKPLLTIGMAPLTSMFWFGKSSGRKFDDYRPEVHDSDGLLMRMENGETLWRPLNNASVMRHQKFVADNIKGFGLLQRDRDFADYQDIFNLYHAVPSVWVEPRGHWGEGEMHLLELSTHYEGLDNVVAFWDPKLKPKPMQPFRFGYTLYWTRETDRKLSPNKVVATRIGADSRNPQWRQFVIDFAGPKLAILPEGAVPEAIASCSENGRIVESQIFRIPSNSNWRAIVKMEPKSENKDPIDLRCTLQKGGEVLTETWTYHWSPP, translated from the coding sequence ATGAGGCGAGTAAGTTGCCTAGTCTTATTAAGTTTAATCGTACTGGATTGTGCCAAAAGTGCATTCGCACGGGTGGAGCCTGCCGAGGTCACATTGGATTACGTGGCGAAGAGGGCCGAAGAACGCGCGCACAAGCCTTTCAAGTCGCCGAAGGGCAATTTGCCGGAAGTCCTGCGGGCTGATCAATTGGATTACGATAAATATCGCGAGGTCCGCTTCCGACACGAGCAAGCCTTATGGGGAGCGGAGGGGCTGCCGTTTCAGGTGGAATTTTTCCATCCGGGGTATCTTTACCAGGAGCCTGTTCGCATCAATGAATTCTCTTACAATTATGTACAACCCGTGCGTTTCGTGCAGGACTTCTTTGATTACGGAAAGCTGAAAATAAAAAAGCAGATTCCGCCCACTACCGGTTATGCCGGTTTTCGCATTTTGGCTCCACTGAACCAGGCGGACAAGTTTGATGAACTGGGCGCTTTCCTGGGAGCCAGTTATTTTCGTTTGCTGGGCAAAGGACAGCATTACGGAGAATCGGCGCGCGGATTGGCGTTGGACTGTGGGGAACCGGATCGATCGGAAGAATTTCCGATTTTCACAGATTGGTGGTTGGGCAAGCCGCAGGCTGGAGATCAGGATCTGCACCTGTTCGCGATTCTCGACAGCGTGAGTTGCACCGGAGCTTATGAATTTCACATCCGTCCTGGCGAGAGCACCGTGGCAGAAATTGAAGCCATTATCTTTTTGCGTGAGCAGGATAAAATTCGGGCGGCGGATCGGGACCGAAAACCGCTGCTGACGATCGGCATGGCGCCGCTGACCAGCATGTTCTGGTTTGGAAAAAGCTCGGGGCGGAAGTTTGATGATTATCGGCCCGAGGTGCATGACAGCGACGGCTTGCTGATGCGGATGGAGAACGGGGAGACCTTGTGGCGTCCGTTGAACAACGCCTCCGTGATGCGCCATCAAAAGTTTGTGGCGGATAACATCAAGGGGTTTGGTCTGTTGCAGCGCGACCGGGATTTCGCAGACTATCAGGATATCTTTAATCTCTATCACGCGGTGCCGAGCGTGTGGGTTGAGCCGCGAGGTCATTGGGGTGAAGGCGAAATGCACTTGCTCGAGCTAAGCACCCATTATGAAGGGCTGGATAATGTGGTGGCATTTTGGGACCCCAAACTGAAGCCGAAGCCGATGCAGCCATTCCGCTTTGGTTATACACTTTACTGGACGCGGGAGACCGATCGAAAACTTTCCCCGAACAAAGTTGTGGCCACACGCATCGGCGCGGACTCGCGCAATCCGCAGTGGCGGCAGTTTGTGATCGATTTTGCCGGGCCCAAACTGGCGATCTTGCCGGAAGGAGCTGTTCCAGAAGCCATCGCCAGTTGCAGTGAGAATGGCAGGATCGTGGAAAGCCAGATTTTTCGGATTCCATCAAATAGTAACTGGCGGGCCATTGTGAAGATGGAGCCCAAGTCCGAGAACAAAGATCCCATCGACCTCCGTTGCACGCTGCAAAAGGGCGGGGAGGTTCTGACCGAAACATGGACATATCACTGGAGCCCTCCTTAA
- a CDS encoding family 16 glycoside hydrolase, producing MKQNKSSLLAKISFGAVAIGALKLSSTCVALPDPNWVDHDRDRPLPPVVTPAVPSTEEKVGKAPSDAVVLFDGKDNSQWVAMDGSPTKWIVKDGYMECVKGSGYVRTLQNFGDCQLHVEWATPTPPHGEGQGRGNSGVFLGLDRYETQVLDSYQSKTYADGSAGSIYGQYPPLVNASLPPGKWQTYDIIYTAPRFDASGKLLSPTRETVFHNGVLIQNNVELVGPTGWLDRTPYVPHPEKQPISLQDHGNPVRYRNIWVRELGKPGKNEFTLPESLLDGYTGTYDRGGGDKIEITKDNRQLIAKLAGTRFVMFAESPTKFFAKSTDVQIEFKPDAQGKAQELIWSVGEGANEAKRIK from the coding sequence ATGAAACAGAACAAATCTTCATTGCTTGCGAAAATAAGTTTCGGTGCAGTGGCAATAGGTGCGTTGAAACTGAGTTCGACCTGCGTTGCCCTCCCTGATCCCAACTGGGTGGACCATGATCGTGACCGGCCGTTGCCACCAGTGGTGACGCCGGCGGTTCCGAGCACTGAAGAAAAGGTTGGCAAGGCCCCCAGCGATGCAGTGGTGCTGTTCGATGGCAAGGACAACTCCCAATGGGTCGCGATGGATGGCAGCCCGACGAAGTGGATCGTCAAAGATGGGTATATGGAATGCGTGAAGGGAAGCGGATACGTTCGAACGCTTCAGAATTTTGGTGACTGCCAATTGCACGTCGAATGGGCCACACCAACGCCTCCACATGGGGAAGGTCAGGGCCGTGGCAACAGCGGTGTGTTCCTTGGATTGGATCGCTATGAAACGCAGGTGTTGGACTCTTATCAGAGCAAAACGTATGCGGACGGGTCGGCAGGTTCCATCTATGGACAATATCCACCGTTGGTGAACGCCAGCCTGCCTCCCGGGAAATGGCAGACCTACGACATTATTTATACCGCGCCTCGATTTGATGCGAGCGGCAAGCTGCTTTCCCCGACACGCGAAACGGTGTTTCACAATGGAGTGCTCATTCAAAACAACGTGGAGCTGGTTGGCCCCACGGGATGGCTGGATCGAACGCCCTATGTTCCGCATCCCGAGAAGCAGCCCATTTCGCTGCAGGATCATGGCAACCCGGTGCGCTACCGCAATATCTGGGTGCGTGAATTGGGCAAGCCAGGCAAGAATGAGTTTACCTTGCCGGAGTCATTGTTGGATGGCTACACCGGCACTTATGATCGTGGCGGGGGCGACAAAATTGAGATCACGAAAGATAATCGTCAGTTGATTGCAAAACTGGCCGGCACGCGATTCGTGATGTTCGCAGAGTCGCCCACCAAATTTTTTGCCAAGAGCACCGATGTGCAGATTGAATTCAAGCCGGATGCCCAGGGCAAGGCGCAAGAATTGATCTGGTCAGTCGGAGAAGGAGCCAACGAGGCGAAGAGAATCAAGTAA